One region of Cyanobium sp. M30B3 genomic DNA includes:
- a CDS encoding DUF308 domain-containing protein, producing MARWSTAGCDATSRLLLCWFVPRPVTAPASPQLRWITAVALFAAAGLSIALPFASATLLTIAVGAAAVIAGVSQVLRLTGESDVKGKLFRLLSGLLYLGGGIWVLAFPIESEVSLTLFVGLLLAFEGVMELAAAATSQAPARGLVLLDGIVTAVLGGMLIAQWPSDSLWAIGLLFGIGLAFSAVNLITAPSAPAS from the coding sequence ATGGCTAGATGGTCGACAGCTGGCTGTGACGCAACATCCAGGCTCCTACTGTGCTGGTTTGTCCCTCGTCCAGTGACGGCTCCCGCCTCCCCCCAACTGCGCTGGATCACGGCGGTCGCCCTGTTCGCGGCGGCCGGCCTGTCGATCGCCCTGCCGTTCGCTTCGGCCACCCTGCTCACGATCGCGGTGGGCGCGGCGGCGGTGATCGCCGGCGTGTCGCAGGTGCTGCGCCTCACCGGCGAAAGCGACGTGAAGGGCAAGCTGTTCCGCCTGCTCTCCGGCCTGCTCTACCTGGGCGGCGGCATCTGGGTGCTGGCCTTCCCGATCGAGAGCGAGGTGAGCCTCACCCTGTTTGTGGGCCTCCTGCTGGCCTTTGAGGGGGTGATGGAACTGGCCGCCGCCGCCACCAGCCAGGCGCCAGCCCGGGGCCTGGTACTGCTCGATGGCATCGTCACCGCCGTGCTGGGCGGCATGCTGATCGCCCAGTGGCCCAGCGACAGCCTCTGGGCGATCGGCCTGCTGTTCGGCATCGGTCTGGCCTTCTCGGCCGTGAACCTGATCACCGCGCCGAGCGCCCCGGCCAGCTGA
- a CDS encoding DUF2231 domain-containing protein, giving the protein MFELLPPLNDHNLPWMDTVHPIVVHFVIAMAVIAVLFDLIGSLARRPGLFEVSFWNLLVATVAIFVAIIFGQVEAGLAEPYGASREILNLHSTIGWSLAGVLAVLTAWRYVIRSKDPTRLPVAFLGAGGLLVALVAVQVTLGNQLIWTYGLHTVPVVEAIRAGLV; this is encoded by the coding sequence ATGTTTGAGCTGCTGCCGCCGCTCAACGATCACAACCTGCCCTGGATGGATACGGTCCATCCAATTGTGGTGCATTTCGTGATCGCCATGGCCGTGATTGCCGTGCTGTTCGACCTGATCGGCAGCCTCGCCCGCCGTCCCGGCCTGTTTGAGGTGAGCTTCTGGAATCTGCTGGTGGCCACGGTGGCCATTTTCGTGGCGATCATCTTCGGCCAGGTGGAGGCAGGGCTGGCCGAGCCCTACGGCGCCTCCCGCGAGATCCTCAATCTGCACAGCACGATCGGCTGGTCGCTGGCGGGGGTGCTGGCGGTGCTCACGGCCTGGCGCTATGTGATCCGCAGCAAGGACCCCACGCGCCTGCCGGTGGCCTTCCTGGGTGCCGGTGGCCTGCTGGTGGCGCTGGTGGCCGTGCAGGTGACCCTCGGCAACCAGCTGATCTGGACCTATGGCCTCCACACCGTGCCGGTGGTGGAGGCGATCCGTGCGGGATTGGTGTGA